Proteins encoded together in one Gemmatimonadota bacterium DH-78 window:
- a CDS encoding glycosyltransferase, whose protein sequence is MLLASPKAVDSDRVTTDRLRIVDITDFYSDTVSGGVKTYLHAKARHLAEKGVDHAVIVPGEADGVEPMESGRLHRVKGPVLPFSRAYRLLLSARRVEEILDEELPHVIELGSPFVVPRLVRRALKRRRIPLVGFYHADLVRTFAEPYVPHRAAAPLRVAARTMARRLIRSVYDPLDVTVAASPSVADELRALGVRRVRHISLGVDLDTFVPDPPGGPLPPVERPEGDRRPIALYVGRFCAEKRLDVLIDGYARMDPEERPWLVLVGGGPLHEEMAERARHIAGLVLRDYVSDRETLARLYAGADFYVAAGPGETFGLSIGEALACGLPVVSVARGAGPDRVAGSGVSELYRHGDPDDCARALARMTARVGENPADLRGRSRAWAEATLDWRLTVDRLVDLYSELVAGAEAGG, encoded by the coding sequence ATGCTGCTCGCTTCTCCGAAGGCCGTCGACTCGGATCGGGTCACCACCGACCGACTCCGGATCGTCGACATCACCGACTTCTACTCCGACACCGTCAGTGGCGGTGTGAAGACCTATCTGCACGCCAAGGCCCGGCATCTGGCCGAGAAGGGTGTGGACCACGCCGTGATCGTGCCCGGCGAGGCGGACGGCGTGGAGCCGATGGAGTCGGGGCGACTGCATCGCGTGAAGGGTCCCGTGCTCCCCTTCTCCAGGGCGTACCGGCTGCTGTTGTCGGCGCGGCGGGTGGAGGAGATTCTCGACGAGGAGCTTCCGCACGTGATCGAGCTCGGCAGCCCGTTCGTGGTGCCGCGACTCGTGCGACGTGCACTGAAGCGCCGCCGCATTCCGCTGGTGGGGTTCTACCACGCCGACCTCGTGCGCACCTTCGCCGAGCCCTACGTGCCCCATCGCGCCGCGGCGCCGCTCCGCGTGGCCGCGCGCACCATGGCGCGACGCCTGATCCGCTCGGTGTACGATCCGCTCGACGTGACGGTGGCCGCCTCTCCCTCGGTGGCCGACGAGCTCCGCGCACTGGGTGTGCGCCGAGTGCGGCACATCTCGCTGGGTGTGGATCTCGACACCTTCGTGCCCGACCCGCCGGGCGGACCGCTGCCCCCGGTGGAACGGCCCGAGGGGGACCGGCGACCGATCGCGCTCTACGTGGGGCGGTTCTGCGCCGAGAAGCGGCTCGACGTGCTCATCGACGGCTACGCGCGCATGGATCCGGAGGAGCGCCCCTGGCTGGTGCTGGTGGGCGGAGGCCCGCTGCACGAGGAGATGGCGGAGCGGGCCCGGCACATCGCGGGTCTGGTGCTGCGCGACTACGTGTCGGACCGCGAGACGCTCGCCCGGCTCTATGCCGGCGCCGACTTCTACGTGGCCGCGGGTCCGGGCGAGACGTTCGGTCTGTCGATCGGCGAAGCACTGGCCTGTGGACTGCCCGTGGTCTCGGTGGCGCGCGGCGCCGGCCCGGACCGGGTGGCGGGATCGGGGGTGTCGGAGCTGTATCGGCACGGCGACCCGGACGACTGCGCCCGTGCGCTGGCCCGCATGACGGCGCGCGTGGGAGAGAACCCCGCGGACCTGCGCGGACGCTCCAGGGCGTGGGCCGAAGCCACCCTCGACTGGCGCCTCACCGTCGACCGGCTGGTCGACCTCTACTCCGAGCTGGTGGCGGGGGCAGAGGCGGGCGGCTGA